Within the Cydia pomonella isolate Wapato2018A chromosome 3, ilCydPomo1, whole genome shotgun sequence genome, the region TTTACTTTTGGCTCCTTGTTTCATACGCTGcatttgatgctaactgtacctcCGTTTACACACGACCACATaaatgataactaaataactgTATTGTTGTCTCCCTGATACAGATTGTTTATAACCTGGATTAACATCGTCTTCTACGCAGACAAAGGCGTAGGAGGCTggtgtttaataaaataacacaacattTTACCTTCCAGTGACGGGCTACTTTGTCTTAAACTTGGAGTTTTCGTTGGACCTGGGCTTTATCAGCTTCATGCCTTGGCGGCTGTTAGCTCTAGTAATGGCCCTGCCTATGGGGATGAGCTGGCTGGCGCTGCTCTCCTTCTACGAGAGCCCTAAGTTCCTCGCCAATGCCGGTAGAGAAGACGAAGCGGTGGAGTTACTTGAAAAGATATGGAGGAGGAACGGTGGAATGGATGAGTACCCTGTAAGTTCTTTGCAAAACTCCCGTAAGGCTCAAACTtattaaaaacgggtcactcacgtaatTTCAGTGAAATGTCACTAGACATCTTTTGATCCATTTTGTGGATGAGTGTGGTAGCAACACCTGTAAGTCACTGCAGCTGTTGCTCCAGTTCACGACTGTATAATTGaacttcaataaataaaataaaaaatataaggtatatgtatgtatgtatgtatgtatatactttattgtacatagaaatacaaaaacacgaaaaacacagttacagagtaaattaaatacaacaaaggcaaaggtatatttctaaaaatggaaaaaataaaataaatggcaCTCAAAAAATCGAATGAAATTGTGAATGAATGTACGAAATACAACAGATACCAATTCGTTTTAAAAAgtttctttttctattttttacatATAGTGTGTTCACTCAGATAATAAGCCATGCATTACGGGAAACATTgtgtttatttgtaatataaaagaCGAAGCAAGAGGGataatcattttaatatttaatgtgaCTATTCTCATTATTCCCACGCATCGCATTCGCACGCAATTTGATTTCGATGCTGTATCTAGTTAGTGATAAACGCAAGGCGCTGCTGATGTCAATATTTAACATTACATGACCATGAACTAAGTACCTAGCTAAGTTGTCTTGTTGAACAAAATGTGTAAAGCCCTTCGCTAACTTGAACGGGTGCACCGAGAGGGTGAGCGAGTTAAttaatagtatgagcaacgctaaagGGCGCGGACGCGCGCGACGAAATTTACCTATGATGGTACCCGCTGACGTGCGCCCGCTTAAGTCAGCGAAAGACCTAAGGCATCCTTTATTGCCACCTTGTGTCTTTGAGACAGAATATCATAGTTGTGGTCTTCTTAAcgttggaggtacttccccaacTGGACTGAGCAAGTTACCCTACCTCAGGTTTCTTGAATATTCCTGTTTGAGAAGAATTAATATCTGGCCTGCTCATATGCTGTATGCCTTACGTAATATGGTATATAAGTCTACGTGCACTGTACTGTGCCACTGAATTGAAATAGCGCAGTAGCATTTGCCTGTTCCACACACGCCTTAAGCATCGCGTATAACTCTTTCAGGTAAAGAAGTTAATCCTAAACGAAGACTCCACGGCTGCTGCGCACAAGCTTCCATTTCTCCGTTCGCTGTGGGCACACACTGCCCCCCTCTTCCACCCCCCGCTGCTGTGGAGGACGCTGCAGCTTTACTACATCACTGCGATGCTCTATGCTGTGTACGTTTTTGAGAGCGGGAAATCAAGGCCGTTTGTACATTTGGTCGAGGGCAATGTATGAATGTCCTAGATTTGCCACACGCCGCGCCTCGCGCCGCTTGTCCAGTCCGCTTTAGGGTAGGGCCTCTGCCCGCGATTGTAGTCGACAGGAATCGCTCAAGTGAGCGCCAAGAAACCCTTTAATACTCTCGTATTAAATATAAACTCCTAATGCTCCCTCTCAGGGGATGAATTCCAGTgtaatacataatttttttttatactacgtcggtggcaaacaagcatacggtctgcctgatggtaagcagtatccgtagcctatatacgcctgcaactccagatgagctacatgcgcgttgccgaccctaaccccctcccaccctcgttgagctctggcaaccttactcaccggcaggaacacaacactatgagtagggttatGGCCCTTTTCTgtgttataaattatttacgtgGCAAATTTCAAGAAAACCCGTTCAGACGTTTTTGCGTGAAGAaggaacacacacacacaattagTAAGTAGTTCTTGTGTATCCAATCAGATTTTTATTAATTCCCAATACAAACTTCCTTATTTGAAAGGCAATTATAACGCCTTGGTAAAGTGTAAAGGCAGATTGAATGATTTGAGTATAATTTTTACGTCAATTATCAGGCGATGCATCAATTATCTCAACTTCGGAGTGGAAGTGAGATAATTTCCACCCTCTTAAGGGATGATTtccgggataaaaactatcctatgtcctttcccGGGACTACAAACTTTctttataccaaatttcaactaaatcggttcagtgatTTAAGTGTTAAGAGGTAAAAAACAGACGGACAGAGACacttttgaatttataatattatatgtggATATTATTCCCATTAGTACAATGAGCTAACTAGTTATTAGTTATCAGCATTATTAGTTAGCTTAACAACACACAATAGCTGCCAGACTTAACAATTGGCGGGGTATTTTTCAGGTTTATTTATTCACTGTCAATAATCGTTCAATCAGATCACCAAATAGTCTTTCGACTGGCATTCTAATAATGACAATCTTGTTTACAGGAACAACAGCCTGCTGATGTGGTACCCGTTCCTGCTGAACGTCTTCCTAACAGATGACGGCTCCGCAGACCAAGGCGGTCTCTGCAACATGATCCTCCGCTCGCAAGACGCCTCCCACGTCCAACAGGTTAATGAATATATCGtaatcttgattttttttttataccacttcgcggcaaacaagcatacttctcccctgatggtaagcagtcacaaTAGCTACAACAACAAGTGTTGCGGACAACTCCAAGTGTTTTACATGCTCGTcctatacactccttttttgaagaaccccatactgtaacCCGTCTAGAAAACTTCGGCAGGGAGCGCCAGCTCATTTCACAGCATCTTAAAAAGCATGTAAAAATACCAATAGGTTTGAATGTGGAGGGTGATACGATATCAGACCAAGAAACAACCGTAGGCCATAAGATCTTTGACAATGTAGTTTCCTCTTGAATATCGATCCCAATGAACACTGTTAATAATCTTCATGTTTTGGTTCTAGGCCTCCGTCTGCCTCTCGAAGCTCGACTACTTCACAACCTTATTTAGCATCGTCCACTCTCTGTCGTTTGCGCTGATAAATATCTTCATGTCTTGCTTCGCTGGCCGCATGAAGCTCATGCTGTTGACCATCCTGACTGTGGCCTTCACGTCCGGTGTGGTCATCATAATGACCACGAACAACACTATTAGTTTCCTCTTTTTCATTGGAATAATGACGACGGGGCTGGGAATTGGAGTTGTGTTCTCATACTTCATCGAGCTGTATCCCACATCGTATCGGTGAGTTTTTTTTCCTACCTACGTACAGCCTTTCATGAATTCTATagtatttaaattgtttatttatttatataataataataataattcagccctTACACGTCCCaatgctgggcacaggcctcttctcatgcatttttttatttaatacatgttAACTATAAGAAGGAATGTTTTAAAAAGATTTGCGCCCATATACTAcatgatggcgactgtacattacCATACGCGAATAAACTCAATGTTGGAAGCACCATGGTATTATTTACCGTTTGGACAAATTTGGGTTTTATatacacaaaatatataaaaaaaaaactaatattaatggatggcctgtttcacaatgtccaagtaaattATTGGATAGCTTATTAACAAATAACTACCTAAAGTTGTAAAAGTTACTATTTTAAGGTTACTATTTATCCACCAGTTAAGGTAATCTgtagattgtgaaacgccatcGCAAGTAGCTTATTCTGGACTTTACTTGGAGATTGTGAAACAGGCTCTTAATGAAAGATTCAGCACAAAGATGCGAGACtctagatttattttttattgaatgttTCCAGTGGAATGGCAGCATGTCTGGCCGTGATCATGGCGCGAGGAAGCGCGCTAACGGCCATAAATATCCTTGGCTCCAACATCATGACAAACTGCCACCAATGCTTCTACGCGTACACAGCCTACATCTTAAGTAAgctttttttacctataaaaaTTCCATAACACTATCGCGACCCAGTCGCGTTGGCTGACAGACGCAAACTGCGAGCTTCAGCTCTCTGCGCGAGTGACGGCGTCGGCAGGGGAAACGAAAAACTACCCTCGTTATCTGTGtaaagctctggtttcctaggacAGCGGTGCCGTCATATACTTAGCGGCCATAATACAGCGGTTGATTGATGTCACTAGAATGTTATCAATGTAAAAAGGGCGGTGATTGAAGGAACATTCTTTTTGCGTCCGTAATAATACGGCCACTATATGACAGTACCGCTgctatcctaggaaaccagagATTAATAGGAAcgtagtaaatatattataaatatcttcTTCTCCGAGATTATGAATATTATCTGATGCTAAATGCTTCTACGCATACACGGTAACTATACATCTTCAGTGAGCTAGTCTACTGTGCGGGGAGCATCCGTCGTTGTTATTAGCATTAACTTATAAACCAACTTACTTTAAATAAGAatctaaatcaatataaatcttgttacaggcggtcttatcgcatCGTGCTTCCTGCCTTCCGACGCAAAGAAGAAGACTTAGGACTGGTTTCGTCACATCCTTTATCACCGTTCAAACTTTCATACAATTTCATTGTATGGAAAGTTTCAAAGTTCTTTGCTGACTGATGTCGATCAAATGTGATCATTCTGGTCTGTGTTGTATTTGGTGTAGTTGACTCTTGCTGAAGTTATACACTGGAATCAATGATACTTATGATGATACCTATAGAAATAATGATACTCAATAAATATACGTACATTACGTACTacttaaacaataactttgatttttttcttcaatcCTTGTACTTATAATCATACATCGTTATCGCGGGAGCAAAAACAATCCTGTCAAAGAACACACGTAACAGAATGTCTGTTTTGTATAAACGGAATATTCTGCCTACGCATTCTAAGCCTCTTAGATGTGCTTCATATCTGGCATGAAGTTTTCGTTTGAAAAGGTCAATTTAACAtcttaaagtattttatttagaatttcGTAATAGATGaccaatatttttctaaaatttctaCTACTACATTTTGAACTCTAATATGTACCCATGTACATATTAACGTTTCTCGATAGAAGTGTCACCTctgttattgtttatttgtcACGATATTTCAGTACTGTTAAATCGTTGTTACTCCCGCGATAACGATGTATGCTTATAATAcatatgaaattattaaaatcggCACACACCTCACAAGTTATAAAGATGAGTTATAAGCCtaacataaaaattatatgGGTGTCATAATTCGGTAGTCAATAACATATAAGTACAAAGCAATTGTTTAAGAGATTAGAGCTCGAGCTGAAACATTCACTTCATTCATATTCACCGAGCGAAAATGAAGGCCTGTATTTCAGCTTggacaaatattattttgtatcatACATCGTTATGGCGGAAGCAACAAGGATTTGAAagattatgataaataaataataacagaaGTGGCACTCCTATCGAGAAAcgtttatatgtacctatgagTGCAAAATGTAGCACtagaaaatttagaaaaaaaatagtcatgtattacgaaaatcaaaattaaattcgtTAAGAGCTGACAGATTTCTCGCGCAACGTATTAACTTCGCAATACAGCGGGGAAACGCTGCCAGTATCCTCGacaccatgccaaaggggccaaaaCTTTTTagacgtattttaattttatttaatattgacaaatgattaattattacgaaaatactaattggaatcatactctatgtagcgtgacatcatttttccgtcaacggcacgAAATGTTTAGAATGTGTAGGCAGAATACTCCGTTTATACAATACAGACATTCTGTTACATGTGTTCTTTGACAGGCTTGTTTTTACTCCCGCGATAACGATGTATTCTGGatgttataatatataagttcAGAATAAggatttgttttaaatgttcGCGAAGTCCACAGCTCACCTCACAAACCCCCTGGTTGTAGATTATTCTATTTTAAATGTTCCgcatttcgtttatttttatactacagTAGGAGATTTTTATTCAAACagattacacagcattacagttaGATACTAAGGCACTGTGGAATGCATACAAAATTATTACTATCCTAAAACGTTAACATAAATTTGtgttatacaataacaataaacttaaatactaaCCGAAGACGCGTGATCATCCATTGCCTCACATAACCTCTTACATTCGTCACATAGTATCTtccaactactggcaaaaacATCACAGTCAGGTGCCGATTTGAGCAGTGCGTTTAAGTATTGTAAGACGCGAACTGATGGTCAGTTCCTGTACGCCACAGTGCGCGCTTTATGAACTGCCAGCAAGTCGCATTTACGTGGCCTAAAATTCGTATTTGATTCAAACAGAGGGGGCACTAGAAGGCGTAAAAGTTCGAGATGAAAATCTAACATTGAGCCATTGCACACAGCACTTTAAGAACCACCCTATGCGTTATTATCAGAGTACACTTTTGAAAAGCCATGATAGTATATGAAAATGGGTAGTGGTAGGTACTAGGTGGTACTGACAAACAAATTCCGTTGCTATAGAGCTTGTTTGCAGTAAAGGGAATTTTATTCA harbors:
- the LOC133515739 gene encoding synaptic vesicle glycoprotein 2C-like, coding for MATHEAFTGNDLKIDKKAEKEDKVYSYEEAITLAGTGRYTHGLLAVVSLSVVAMACDMFGFSVVVVGSQCDLQLTPIQRNVLLSMPFLGPVVMSYPWGYFSDTRGRRKCLLLAMSCGFLASIVSVFSPNWIMLAVLRFVSTSCCSCAQSATYALLGESSSQRVRGSYMLAMTSVLMLSPTCYFVTGYFVLNLEFSLDLGFISFMPWRLLALVMALPMGMSWLALLSFYESPKFLANAGREDEAVELLEKIWRRNGGMDEYPVKKLILNEDSTAAAHKLPFLRSLWAHTAPLFHPPLLWRTLQLYYITAMLYAVNNSLLMWYPFLLNVFLTDDGSADQGGLCNMILRSQDASHVQQASVCLSKLDYFTTLFSIVHSLSFALINIFMSCFAGRMKLMLLTILTVAFTSGVVIIMTTNNTISFLFFIGIMTTGLGIGVVFSYFIELYPTSYRGMAACLAVIMARGSALTAINILGSNIMTNCHQCFYAYTAYILSGLIASCFLPSDAKKKT